Proteins co-encoded in one Vibrio fortis genomic window:
- the dsbB gene encoding disulfide bond formation protein DsbB, which yields MLKDFSKGRLSWLLLLGFVIFFEACALFFQHVMMLGPCVMCIYERVAMLAIGLAAILGAIAPHNPLVRWLGLAGWGFGAYKGLMLSLQHVDYQFNPSPFATCDLFVTFPSWAPLNEWAPWMFEAYGDCAKVVWQFVGLSMPQWLVVIFAGNLIALGVIVISQFAKSK from the coding sequence ATGCTCAAAGACTTCTCCAAAGGCCGACTTTCTTGGCTGTTATTACTTGGCTTCGTAATCTTCTTTGAAGCATGTGCGTTGTTCTTCCAGCATGTAATGATGCTTGGCCCTTGTGTCATGTGTATTTACGAACGCGTTGCTATGTTGGCTATTGGCCTAGCAGCTATATTAGGAGCAATCGCGCCTCATAATCCGTTGGTGCGCTGGCTGGGACTCGCAGGATGGGGATTTGGGGCCTACAAAGGCCTGATGCTCTCGTTGCAGCATGTGGATTACCAGTTTAATCCTTCTCCGTTTGCAACCTGCGATTTGTTTGTGACATTCCCTAGCTGGGCACCTTTAAACGAATGGGCACCTTGGATGTTCGAAGCTTATGGTGATTGTGCGAAGGTTGTTTGGCAATTCGTTGGATTATCAATGCCACAATGGTTAGTCGTGATTTTCGCGGGCAATTTAATTGCACTAGGTGTCATCGTCATCTCACAGTTCGCTAAGTCTAAATAA
- the nhaB gene encoding Na(+)/H(+) antiporter NhaB yields MPMSLGNAFIKNFLGKAPDWYKVAIISFLIINPFVFFLVDPFVAGWLLVVEFIFTLAMALKCYPLQPGGLLAIQAIAIGMTKPEMVYHEIQANLPVLLLLVFMVAGIYFMKELLLFIFTKILLGIRSKILLSVAFCVAAAFLSAFLDALTVIAVVISVAVGFYSIYHKVASGKGSNSAHDHTHDEEISELTREDLEDYRAFLRSLLMHAGVGTALGGVMTMVGEPQNLVIAKQAGWEFGEFIIRMLPVTLPVFICGIITCALVEKLKIFGYGAKLPANVRQILVEFDNTQKASRTKQDIAKLWVQGAIAVWLIVGLALHVAEVGLIGLSVIILATAFTGVIEEHSMGKAFEEALPFTALLAVFFSIVAVIIDQGLFKPVIDAVLHVEDKGAQLALFYVANGILSMVSDNVFVGTVYINEVKTALVDGIINRDQFDLLAVAINTGTNLPSVATPNGQAAFLFLLTSALAPLIRLSYGRMVIMALPYTIVLALVGLAGIVFFVEPMTAWFYDAGWIVQRTGEVTSVISSGH; encoded by the coding sequence ATGCCGATGTCTCTCGGAAACGCTTTCATCAAGAACTTTCTTGGTAAGGCTCCTGATTGGTATAAAGTTGCCATCATTTCGTTTTTAATCATCAACCCATTTGTTTTTTTCCTCGTTGATCCATTTGTTGCAGGCTGGCTACTCGTCGTAGAATTTATTTTTACGCTAGCAATGGCGCTCAAATGTTACCCTCTTCAACCGGGTGGCCTGTTAGCTATTCAAGCTATCGCAATTGGCATGACCAAACCTGAAATGGTTTACCACGAAATTCAAGCCAACCTGCCAGTATTACTCTTACTAGTATTCATGGTTGCCGGTATCTACTTCATGAAGGAGCTACTGCTCTTTATCTTCACTAAGATACTGCTTGGCATCCGCTCTAAGATTCTACTTTCCGTCGCATTCTGTGTTGCAGCGGCTTTCTTGTCAGCATTCCTAGATGCACTAACGGTTATCGCGGTAGTAATTAGCGTGGCAGTCGGTTTCTACTCTATCTACCACAAAGTCGCTTCAGGCAAAGGCTCTAACTCTGCACACGACCATACTCACGATGAAGAAATTTCAGAACTGACTCGCGAAGACCTTGAAGACTACCGTGCATTCCTACGTTCACTGCTTATGCACGCAGGTGTGGGTACAGCGCTAGGCGGCGTTATGACCATGGTAGGCGAACCACAAAACTTGGTTATCGCTAAACAAGCGGGTTGGGAATTCGGTGAGTTCATCATCCGCATGCTGCCAGTAACTCTGCCAGTGTTTATCTGTGGCATCATTACTTGTGCGCTCGTTGAGAAACTAAAAATCTTCGGTTACGGTGCAAAACTACCTGCAAACGTTCGTCAAATCCTTGTTGAGTTTGACAACACGCAGAAAGCAAGCCGCACTAAGCAAGACATCGCGAAGCTTTGGGTTCAAGGTGCAATTGCAGTATGGCTAATCGTTGGTCTGGCTCTGCACGTTGCAGAAGTTGGTCTAATTGGTCTGTCTGTGATCATCTTAGCAACGGCTTTCACTGGCGTGATTGAAGAACACTCTATGGGTAAGGCGTTTGAAGAAGCACTACCATTCACCGCTCTACTTGCTGTGTTCTTCTCGATTGTTGCTGTAATCATCGACCAAGGCCTATTTAAGCCAGTGATTGATGCAGTACTTCACGTTGAAGATAAAGGGGCTCAGCTCGCACTGTTTTACGTAGCGAACGGTATTCTATCAATGGTTTCGGATAACGTATTCGTTGGTACGGTTTACATTAACGAAGTGAAAACAGCGCTAGTCGACGGTATCATCAACCGCGACCAGTTCGACCTTCTTGCAGTTGCAATCAACACAGGTACTAACCTACCTTCAGTTGCAACACCAAACGGTCAGGCAGCGTTCCTATTCCTACTGACTTCTGCTCTAGCACCACTTATCCGCCTATCTTACGGCCGTATGGTAATCATGGCATTACCTTACACTATCGTACTGGCGCTTGTGGGTTTGGCAGGTATCGTGTTCTTTGTTGAGCCTATGACGGCTTGGTTCTACGATGCAGGTTGGATTGTACAGCGCACTGGCGAAGTCACTTCTGTGATTTCAAGCGGTCACTAA
- a CDS encoding YecA/YgfB family protein codes for MTYQLLNQDGLPQECTPQFVEGAILASNLATKPLDPKEWLAVISPEAEESFIGLVTEQINRQHNLIQRSEYLLTEVLAEGDFNEQFADFAEGFMMVWPTVEEQWQQANMADGTLRMLQALLTTLMLAIDEEQTQQQMIAAGLENPPALFDLVGQVDLMVNEVALAADEAMLGNKAQSVNPFKNIGRNDPCPCESGKKFKQCCGRANA; via the coding sequence ATGACATACCAATTACTAAACCAAGATGGCTTGCCGCAAGAGTGTACACCGCAATTTGTTGAAGGTGCGATCTTGGCATCTAACCTAGCGACTAAGCCACTTGACCCAAAAGAGTGGCTAGCTGTGATCTCGCCAGAAGCTGAAGAGAGTTTCATTGGTCTGGTAACAGAGCAAATTAATCGTCAACATAACTTGATTCAGCGCAGTGAATACTTGCTGACAGAGGTTCTGGCTGAAGGTGACTTTAATGAGCAGTTCGCTGATTTTGCTGAAGGCTTCATGATGGTTTGGCCAACGGTGGAAGAGCAGTGGCAACAAGCTAATATGGCTGACGGCACGCTGAGAATGCTTCAAGCACTGTTAACAACACTGATGTTAGCGATCGATGAGGAGCAGACTCAGCAACAAATGATTGCAGCAGGTTTAGAAAATCCGCCAGCGCTTTTTGATTTAGTTGGACAGGTTGATTTAATGGTCAATGAAGTGGCATTGGCTGCTGATGAAGCGATGCTAGGTAACAAAGCTCAAAGTGTGAACCCATTCAAAAACATCGGTCGCAACGACCCATGCCCATGTGAAAGTGGTAAGAAGTTCAAACAGTGCTGCGGTCGAGCAAATGCTTAA
- a CDS encoding IS3 family transposase (programmed frameshift): MKSVTRRTQCDYSLAFKLDVVDQVERGELTYKQAQDKYGIQGCSTVLVWLRKHGRLDWSGGTPRFLKKGLPMSEFNSPPTPEQRIKELEKQLEDTKLRADFFEEVVKVMERDHGVRVVKKHRGGVVQEQNIAQLTVTRFCQIINISRQAYYKQCLIDDRGKQRDKALLSFVRETRIKQARIGTRKLKYMMEKTGMKVGRDYLFSLLKHHRLLVKVKRAYHRTTDSHHRFYCHPNKIKDGFKPERPEQLWVADITYLPTYEGNSYVSLITDAYSRKIVGYSVDDNMQTKAVKQAFIRALRERRNQDTLIHHSDRGSQYCSKEYQDLHSRHKVVCSMTDGYDCYQNALAERVNGILKMEYLLKKPKDVAQARKMVAESVEIYNQMRPHTALKYKTPDEVHRAF; encoded by the exons ATGAAATCAGTAACTAGACGAACTCAATGTGATTACTCCCTCGCTTTTAAATTGGATGTTGTTGACCAAGTCGAGCGAGGTGAACTGACTTATAAACAGGCACAAGACAAATACGGAATACAAGGTTGTTCTACAGTATTAGTGTGGCTCCGAAAGCACGGCCGACTCGATTGGTCTGGAGGCACACCTCGATTCCTGAAGAAAGGTTTACCTATGTCTGAATTCAATTCACCACCCACGCCAGAGCAACGTATCAAAGAGCTAGAAAAGCAACTTGAAGATACCAAACTGAGAGCCGACTTCTTTGAAGAAGTAGTAAAAGTTATGGAGCGAGACCATGGTGTCCGTGTTGTAAAAAAGCACAGAGGTG GCGTCGTCCAAGAGCAAAACATAGCTCAGCTCACGGTGACTAGATTTTGCCAAATCATCAACATCTCTAGGCAAGCGTACTACAAACAATGCCTTATTGACGATCGTGGTAAACAGCGTGACAAAGCTCTTCTGAGCTTTGTCCGTGAAACTCGCATCAAACAAGCTCGAATAGGAACGAGAAAGCTTAAATACATGATGGAAAAAACTGGAATGAAAGTAGGTCGGGACTATCTATTTTCTCTGCTTAAACATCATCGGCTGCTTGTGAAGGTTAAACGTGCTTACCATCGAACAACGGATAGCCATCATAGGTTTTACTGTCACCCAAATAAAATAAAGGATGGCTTTAAGCCCGAAAGACCGGAGCAGTTGTGGGTTGCTGATATTACTTACCTTCCGACCTATGAAGGAAACAGTTACGTCAGTCTTATCACTGATGCCTATTCCAGAAAGATCGTCGGATACAGTGTGGATGACAACATGCAGACGAAGGCTGTAAAACAAGCTTTTATAAGAGCTTTGAGAGAACGTCGAAATCAGGACACCCTAATCCATCACTCAGATAGAGGCTCACAGTACTGTTCAAAGGAGTACCAAGACCTACACTCTAGGCACAAGGTCGTGTGTTCCATGACGGATGGATATGACTGCTATCAAAATGCGTTGGCAGAAAGAGTAAATGGTATTTTGAAAATGGAATACTTGTTGAAGAAACCTAAAGATGTTGCTCAGGCGAGAAAAATGGTCGCCGAGTCAGTAGAAATCTATAATCAAATGAGGCCACATACGGCCTTAAAATACAAAACGCCCGATGAAGTACATCGAGCGTTTTGA